ATCAAGGATAGCACCCATGATCGGAATATACTGTAATGACGTTATAGTTCTAAAAATCAAAGGACTATCACAATCCTCTCCTCCTATTATCAGAACCTTAACCTATCCTAAGGCAAAAGCCAATCAAGTGCCTTATTAAGGTATTGTCTTTTAAATTACACTTACTATCTGTAAGGTATACTAACCTTGATGCTGAAGATAGATAGGAGGTTTAGATGTACACATTACTTTTGgactcccttctctctctgaagAATAATAGCTCAATATCCATTCAAATAAGCGAGGGTGTGTACCCAAAGGACCAGTTGACTTGTGAAAGTCAACAATACGGCACCTATGAAAAATTGATAAAATGGATTATTCagtaaatagtatttaaaaaaatattttcattaatggAATTatgaaatacaaaacattttaaatttagaaataattttatctcatcattattttcctaagaagaaggaaaataaaaattttatttatctgaaaaccTGTCATTTTATGAGGAGATGACTTAAATAACTGAATAAGGTTGATGACTGGtataaaagttacaaaaattttctGACATAAAATCTCCATTAGTGGTAAATGAGGatcatatttgatttttaaaagtctacatGTAACATGAAACATAGAGAATTTTACTCTGAAGTCTCTAAATCTGATGATCAATTAGAAGCTGACTTCTAATTACAATTCCTCAACAGTCATTTGAAGCTGTCAAAATATCCTGAATGTATTTTCTGTCAGCTCTCTCAAATTTcaacaaaaggcaagaaaagaataCCTGTAAAGATCAGAGAAAAACCTGTATGTACCCCCCATATACACCTATCTGCCTTCCATTTGGCACCAGACCATGGTGGTATTATTTCCTCAAGAGGAAGTCAATCTTGaatattcagtattattttaaCCAGAAGCACTAGTCACTTCTCAACAGCTATTTTAAAATGGTAGAGTATAAGCAAAACCAATTAAAAGCTTTATTCTCACTTTAAAGTATAGCACAGATATCCTATCCCTGTCTCTCTTCACCATAAAGTCTCTAAATTCACCCAAATTACAACAGTTGCTATCTTTAGCCTTATCAAGTTTAATATTGATGACTTTCAACTGATTACTACTGAGTTTTAAATGCTAAAATGAACTTCTGGAAAAACTGCCAAAAAGTAATAACACTGCTTTTGAATTAGCAGTTGACTGCAGTCTTAGATGTTGAATCTGAATAGTATCCTACAGACTATAATTCACAGAGAGcaaaaggaagacatttaaaTAACTAGCAAACAAATTCAGGGTATAGTAATAAAAAGGCATTACTAAAAAACTAAACTATTTCAGGTACCAAGAAAACAGCTGGATATATTAGGTATTTATagacaaaaattttcctttccctaaaaattacttaaaaactcAGAACAAGATACAGTATATATAATGTGAAGGTATGAACAGATtggtgaaaaggaaaagaaagagaaaagaaattcagagGACATTAAAGAGAATGAGGACAGACAAGAAAATGGcacacatttttggaaaaatggaAAGCGGGAGAGAGGAAACGTAAAAGTGActgcaaagaaatagaaacaactgTCTTAGAACCGGAGAGAGGATAGAAGCCTAATGACATCAGGTATTGGGTAGAGTAGTAGTGGAGCTAAAAATACGAGATTAACTGAATAAAGGGGGCAAATCACTACTCAACTCCCCCTTTCCACCAACGTAGGAGGTGTAGACAAGAGAGTGGAGAATTTTTCTCTGAATGTCCTCTGAGAAAAGATCTCTCTCTATACTGGTATTTGCGAGTTCCCCAACCACACAGCAAACTTCCACTAAGAAATGAAGTCTGCTCATCTGCAAACTTCATGCAATCCTACAGGACCGCCAATCAGctttttagtgttttgtttctCACTTTAGGAATAGACaactaaggatttttaaaagttagaagaaAGCCTTCAAAATgtgaaagactaaataaataaacatgaaaacaatttAACATGGAGGCAGAAAAATAcaaggaataggaaaaaataaaacgtTGGAAAAAGATTCTACATCTATAAAAGGCCATGATGCTATGAAGTTAtcccttaaattaaaaaatatgactgttaaaataaaaatttcaatagaGTAGTTGGGAGATAAAGTTGAGTAAATCTAGacagtaaaacaaaaagcaaagattaaaaaaagtgaGACATGACCAGCAAACTTATAAAGTCAAAGAAGTTCAGTGGGCAACTAACACAGTGGAGTTCCAGaaagaagattaaagaaaatagagGGATGATGATTATCAAACCACAGTTAACCTCTAAGCTCTTAACTTCATGCCAGTCACAGTCCTAAGaactttattatctcatttaaatattACTGAAACTCTTTGAAGCAATTTACATGTTCTTTTATCACTGGCGGTACTGGGGCACAGACAAGTTAAGTCACAGAGCTAGCAAGTAGAAAGCTAGAATCAATTGTAGGCAATCTGACTTCAAAGTCTAAGTTTTTAACCACTACACTGAGATCTTACAGCCTACAATTCcagattcaaaaagaaaaacaaatgtccaaCACAATGAATCAAAGCCCCACATCTAATGGTGAACTTTCATAGTATCAGAGCTaataaaaagatgcaaaaaaaactTCTAGGGAAAATAAATAGGTTAtacataaaggaatgaaaattagaTGGTATCTTACCTTCTCATTAGTAATACTGATGGCTAGACATCAACAGATCAACAACTAATCTGATCTGAAAATGACTTTGAGTTTAGAATAATATAGCTACCCAAACTATCACTAAAGTAACAAGACTAGGTACCCTTTCTTAAGAAGCTAACAAAGGAAATGTTcaagcaaaagagagaaaggtgAAATCCAGGAAAAATCTAGGATCCAATTCAAGAAAACAGTGAAGAAATGTTACATGATTGGAGCTGTGGAAAGGATCTTGAAGGCAAATAATCCCGACTAGAGCAAACAGGATGACAGCTTCAAGAAAAAGGTGTCCAGGAATAAGGAGTGCCTCAGATTACACAGTAAGCGAAGTTTCTGGAAAAATTAGACTATGATGCAGTCAAAcagtgaaaggaaaaaggaaaggcaattcttaaggaaatttttaaaagcttttcaggAAAGATATAAAATCAGCAATGAATAATATTTACACAGTCATGATGTAAACTCTGACTTTAACTTAATAAAAACTGAGATTTAACCATAAAAATTGAGGGTAAACAGATGGGGGATATAAGCAGAAACAGACAATGTCTAACACTGATAAACCAAGAAAAAGCCatgaaaacataattattttaaaacaacggAAGTGATAGCTGCCTCTGAGAAACAGGACTTGAGAACAGAGAAGAGCATGAAACAGGGAATGAGTTCCTGCTTTGCattataagttttcattttattttattaatgttatttaaattctgttttatccctttgattaaaaaaaaaaaaacacaaacaacaataaaaacttcCCAGATACGACAATTACATTAACTTGGCTTTTGAGGTACATACTTTATCCTTAGGGAGGTCAGAAGTGTATATACTTCACAGGCTCCAATCCACGCCTTTGTTCCCTGTAACCTGTTATTAAGTTGAGAGGCACCCTGAGGATCAAAACCTTCCTTCCATGCATCTTCAATCATAGACTGAATTTTTGGAATGCAAGGAACTGACATACCTAAAATTATACAAAGCAAACATGTAATATGACAGTTACTAAAGTACTGAATAATATCATTTAGCAGTACACCATATACTGGAGAGGAACCTACAATATAGATTTTAAGACAGTTTATTTCTGACATCTActatcattttctcttcctccaaccagaatttaggtttttaatataaatacctactaaaatatttcttcattaaagCTGTTAATTGTTCCTActatatattaattcattctgTATCATACGTACTTTACAGATGGTAAGTTCAGAGTATTGTATTTTACATACCTTTTAAGCAATCATCGTAAGCATCATTTTGTAATAATGACGAAAGcagcatttggaaatttctgtaACCACAACCCCAACCTTTGTCACCAAAAGACGAATGAAAGTGATCCACTACTGCAGAAAGCCACACACGCCTCACATCTGTGGCAGCATTCTGATAATACCTATAAAGTGCTTCCATAATTCCTAAAGCAGAAAAGAGATTTAGAAGATTTAGAAGAATATTACCATCTTTCTATGACTGCCTCATGTATTTCCAGTATCAATCTCTTTCTCAAGTGCCACATCTAAATCCTGTCAATTCCATCTTCATTATCTTTTTACTGATGTAACCTTAGTCTGTGTCCTGCTTTTTACTACTACTCAAGTTTCCTAATGCTAGCATATTACTTATTATATGGAACTGAAATTGtttgcttctttcatttctgcATCTGCAGGGCCCAGCACATAAAAGGACACTGTTGAATGTTGTCTCTCCATTTTATTATACATTCTACTGGACATCACTCTCTCTGAAGCTCAGTCCTAGTCAATTTGCTCCCAATTTAAAAACTTCGATAGCTTCCTATCACCTATGGAATAGTTTTAGTCTACAGTATATGAAGCCCACAGCAAGCTACCTTCAAAGTTCCCTTTATTTCAAATCACTCTTCTTGCCGTAATTTTGGCTGTGGCCTAACCGAACACATTAAACATGATTTGACCATGGAGTTTTCATTCAATTACAGTATTTGCTAAGCACTTTTTATATACCTAGCACTATGCTAAGCACTGAGAATACAAAAAACATATATGATGACATTCCTTGAAGTCTTCTGGACCCAGATTATATAAATGCAACAGTATGGATAAACAAGGTGTTAGGACAGGGTACACctgactctctccctctcctccttccagtATACTTTTCCTGTGTTTCAAAATCCTACAGACACTTTCAGGAGCAAATGCTATGGTCTTCATAGACCCTTTTCCTGATTCCAACCgtctccccccacaaaaaaggtCCTCGTTGAACAATCGCTGAATGATTTATTTGTTGTGCCCCCCAGGTACTGACCATATTCTGTCAGGGCAGAATACTACAGCTTTTTGTGTGTACTTAACAGACTCTGGGAAGCTTATGGGCAGGAAAGTCTTACTGGATAGCCCATACCTTCTCATATAGAATGTGGCACCAAAAAGACAATCACTACATGCTTTAGTTGGATAAAGAGTATCCTATAGGAAAATGGGGTTCTGTCTTTAAAAAGGTAGAGtcaataaatcaaaacaaattaaCCAAGAGTTGTAGCTGGGCCTACACCATGAAGGACAGACATATAGCTCATTATAACCATTTCCAAGGAACTTAAAAAGATTAGACTTAcagtcaagaaaaagaacaattaaaatgcTATATAACTGAGTACTAAATGTTAAGCATGGAATGGGTACTCTaggaattcagagaaattaaTATGAGATTCATTATCATAGACtttgatgaagaaatcaagaTTTGAAAGAGATCTTTAAGAATTAGGGggagtaacagaaaaaaaaatatgcatccTAATGTACTTTGGCATAGTTATTACTAACTCAATGGTGCCCCACTGTCTAGGTAATATTGTTCTAGCAACCACATAATATAACTTGCTTTTAAGGGAAAATTTCCACATAataaagtttttcatttcttaGCACCTAAATCTCTATGTATTTTCcaagataaaacaattttttgttaaattatattctattgttaaaataataacaagaGACTCTTCAAATGATAGCTGCTCCAATTAACATTTGCATaactaacaaaaaaataaaaaccttatttGGAACTCTGGATTTCCTGGATCTAGATGTCTGTTTCTTCCCAAGGTCAGAGAAGTTTTCAGAGAGCCAGTGTCTGCTGGTGGGGAGCCTTAGACTTGGCTGATGCCCTGGTTTTTCATGCTTGGTTCCCTAGCTTTCACAGCTGCCACCCAGAGGATGCCCCTTGACAGTCAGGCTCTGGTGGCTAGGACAGCTTGCATTCCTGGTTCCCACGGGACTACAGCCGTCTAAAAGATGATTCTTGGAAGGCTGCCACCCTTAGGGCAGCACACAGGTGTATCCTCTCATGCAGTattaaaaggcaaacatttaaaaagtgtcaCCATACAACGTGTGAGTCAGAATACACTGATACAAATGTACATTACAACCATTTTAGAAAACAGCTCCATAATAAAGTTAATTATGCACATGCTCTTTAATCTAGTATTTTCAGTCTGGATGTTCGAGAAACTCCTGAGGAGGAAGCCTGTTTATAATCTGTAAGAataaaacactggaaacaacctaagtctTATAAGAAAATACTACGTAGcaatcaaaatgaatgaaatacagtTAAAGAATCAACATATCTGAACAAATCCAATTAGAGCATATATATTGTATACCAATTTATATGtggtttaaaatagaaaatactataTATTGTTATGGAAACCCACACATAggataaaattattaaaacatacATAAGACTGAAAAACACCAAATTCAGGATAATGATTCCCtttgtggaggaggagggattAGAATCAAAGAGGGGCACACAAAGGgtttaaaatacacatgaaagGTTTCACAACtttattaaatttcataaaaGTTGGGTGGTGGGAACAAAGCtgtttccatataatttttctttccttttttaaactgtattaacagatgtgttttttcaaatgttaaaaacatcAGGTAAAAAGGCATTCTTTGGAACAAGGCAGATCTGATTGTGAATACCAGCTGGGCCAATGACTAGCTATGTAACCTTACCTTGGGAAGGTAATTTGACGTCTCTAAGTCACAATTACCTCATCCAGAAAATGTAACAGTACAcaagatttttgttttgagaGTTACAtgatataatacatataaaggtTTAATGTCTAAAACTGTACTGAACAATATGGTATCACTATTGACACGTGGCTATtcaaacacttgaaatgtggcttgtccaaattgagatgttctgtaaagtgtaaaatacacattggATTTTAAAGAATGTACAAAGATTGCAAAATATCTCATGAATAGTTTTTAatactgattacatgttgaaataatattatgAACACACTGggtttaaaaatatcaaaattaatttcaactagtcctttttattttttctaatgtaattactggaaatttaaaattatttatgtggCTCACTTATATTCTATTAGACAGCATTTATCTAGAACACAGGAAGCACTCAAGAAAAActtataaaatgtttgttttcaaatgtcaaataaattaacagaatataaaagtgagttatttttaagtgaattactTACTGTAAAAATAGAAGCTCAGAAGttttaaaacaacatattttaaacaattatttgatCACACAGtctcatataaaattatataaactgtgggttagaaaattaaacaaaattcaaataattcTGATTACTACTTCAGTGATGTATGGAATATAAGAACCATGATTTGGATATTTAAATACTCAccagaagtttttgtttttccatcatcAATACCCATAGCTAGTGATTCCATCATATCAGCTTTTCTTCTATGAAATTCAGATGGATGCATTCTTCCCCTATTTACTTCTGTCTCCATATTTCGTAGCTGCTGTTGTTTGTACCCTCCAGAATTATCTAAACCATATTGTCTCTGTTGAACATAAAAGCAAATGGCTTAATTTTTATGTCCCTTTATGTCAATGAGGATGGAAACTTAccactattttatttatctggaaATAAACATCTGAAACATCTTCATTTATAGATTTTCATACAAGTCAACTTAAAGATTGTTAGGGAAAAtaagtcacacatacacacaaaaatcccTGAGTTAATAACAGCCTTTCTCTACAAACAATCATCACTGAAAGAGACTTATTCTCCTTGTAGTGGGGAAAGTAGAGAATCCTGTCTTCCTACTAAAGGTACTGTGAAAGGCAGACAAGTTCTGaccatttgctgatttttttaagaaaaactgtcAATACTTGTTTTTTGGTTCCCAGACTAGCCTACAAAGGCCTAATTAATTCATAATTCACTTAGGTATTCATTCTGTATAGTAAATGAACTACATTTTTGCACACTGGCAGAGAATCTTAAATAATATGTTAAAACAGCCCCTATGGAAAATGTTTCTAAGATCTAAACAACTAAGCTGCAAAATTACATAATAAATTCTCTTAAATACTGAAAACTTTTGTattgataattttcaaaattatatagaGCAAAGAAGATTTAGGAATAgccaactttcttttttcctttgaatcctggtgggaaaataattttgcaaataaatgaatcatgAACGAGAAAAACAGCCTTAAAGAAAGAATGAGACGTTCTCACACATAACTATGTGCAAGATATTGGAGAAAAAAAGTCAGAGGTCAAATGAGCACAGGAAGATTATGAGATGTACACTGCATATTTgtatattaaaggctctgagaagacCTCAAGTTTACAAACCTGTTTAACTGAACACTTTCACATCTATTCAATGATAAACCCTTTTTATTCACACATTATCCTATTAGCACACAGTAAAGGAACATTTAAAAACCCTGTGAGCATTATTAACACAAACGACATCATAGTCCACAGCAAATTTTCTactaaaaaaagtagaaaaagctgttgaaattttaaaa
This portion of the Camelus ferus isolate YT-003-E chromosome 8, BCGSAC_Cfer_1.0, whole genome shotgun sequence genome encodes:
- the ZUP1 gene encoding zinc finger-containing ubiquitin peptidase 1 isoform X3; this encodes MCGLICTNYHILQEHVDLHLEESSFAQGMDRVQCSGDLELAHQLQQEEDRKRRSEESRQEMEEFQKLQRQYGLDNSGGYKQQQLRNMETEVNRGRMHPSEFHRRKADMMESLAMGIDDGKTKTSGIMEALYRYYQNAATDVRRVWLSAVVDHFHSSFGDKGWGCGYRNFQMLLSSLLQNDAYDDCLKGMSVPCIPKIQSMIEDAWKEGFDPQGASQLNNRLQGTKAWIGACEVYTLLTSLRIKCRIVDFHKSTGPLGTHPRLFEWILSYYSSEREGSPKVMCTSKPPIYLQHQGHSRTVVGIEERKNRTLCLLIFDPGCPSQDMQKLLKQDLEASSLKQLRKFVGNLKHKQYQIVAVEGVLSSEETAARRQDSQIFTAEKIP
- the ZUP1 gene encoding zinc finger-containing ubiquitin peptidase 1 isoform X2 — its product is MLSCDICGETVTSEPDMKSHLLIVHMENEVICPFCKLSGCDQPLYDCPMCGLICTNYHILQEHVDLHLEESSFAQGMDRVQCSGDLELAHQLQQEEDRKRRSEESRQEMEEFQKLQRQYGLDNSGGYKQQQLRNMETEVNRGRMHPSEFHRRKADMMESLAMGIDDGKTKTSGIMEALYRYYQNAATDVRRVWLSAVVDHFHSSFGDKGWGCGYRNFQMLLSSLLQNDAYDDCLKGMSVPCIPKIQSMIEDAWKEGFDPQGASQLNNRLQGTKAWIGACEVYTLLTSLRIKCRIVDFHKSTGPLGTHPRLFEWILSYYSSEREGSPKVMCTSKPPIYLQHQGHSRTVVGIEERKNRTLCLLIFDPGCPSQDMQKLLKQDLEASSLKQLRKFVGNLKHKQYQIVAVEGVLSSEETAARRQDSQIFTAEKIP